One Glycine max cultivar Williams 82 chromosome 6, Glycine_max_v4.0, whole genome shotgun sequence DNA segment encodes these proteins:
- the LOC100790955 gene encoding rab GTPase-activating protein 22 — protein sequence MWRDPGAPADSFYETRPECTDVPKSRFRIKAGKTLSARKWNAAFSPEGYLDIGKTLSRIHRGGIHPSIRGEVWEFLLGCYDPKSTFQERDEIRQRRREQYATWKEECRKLFPLIGSGRFITAPIITEDGRLVQDPLVLLENNPENGVIIPQEVTTNATNNLEKVTDKGIIQWMLTLHQIGLDVIRTDRTMVFYEKKDNLSKLWDILSVYARIDSDVGYGQGMSDLCSPMIILLNDEADAFWCFERLMRRLRGNFRCTDNSVGVEAQLSTLATITQVIDPKLHQHIEHIGGGDYLFAFRMIMVLFRREFSFCDSLYLWEMMWALEYDPNLFWMYEDVDDKSEESKGRLKSLRHYGKYERENMKNGGKNGEDPPLPISVFLVASVLKDKSTMLLQQARGLDDVVKILNDVNGNLDAKKACVAALKLHKKYLKKAKNP from the exons ATGTGGAGAGATCCTGGGGCTCCCGCTGATTCTTTCTATGAAACTCGTCCTGAGTGCACCGATGTTCCCAAGTCTCGATTTAGGATCAAG GCTGGCAAAACATTAAGTGCAAGAAAATGGAATGCTGCATTTTCTCCAGAAGGGTATCTAGATATAGGCAAGACTCTAAGTCGAATTCATCGTGGG GGAATCCATCCATCAATTAGAGGAGAAGTTTGGGAATTTCTACTTGGTTGCTATGATCCCAAGAGTACATTTCAAGAAAGAGATGAGATAAGACAACGTCGTAG GGAGCAATATGCTACTTGGAAGGAAGAATGTCGTAAATTATTTCCTCTCATAGGAAGTGGTAGATTTATCACAGCACCTATAATTACAGAAGATGGTAGACTAGTTCAAGATCCCTTGGTTTTGTTAGAAAATAATCCAGAGAATGGAGTGATTATACCCCAAGAGGTTACCACTAATGCTACAAATAACTTAGAAAAGGTGACAGACAAGGGAATAATTCAATGGATGTTAACACTCCATCAAATAG GTCTTGATGTGATCCGCACCGATAGAACAATGGTTTTTTATGAAAAGAAAGATAACTTATCAAAACTTTGGGATATTCTCAGTGTTTATGCTCGAATAGATTCAGATGTTGGTTATGGTCAAG GAATGAGTGACCTATGCTCTCCTATGATAATACTTCTTAATGATGAAGCTGATGCATTTTGGTGCTTTGAGCGTTTGATGCGTAGACTG cgAGGAAATTTTAGATGCACTGATAACTCTGTTGGTGTTGAGGCTCAATTAAGTACTTTGGCTACAATCACTCAAGTAATAGACCCAAAACTTCATCAACATATAG AACATATTGGTGGAGGCGACTATCTGTTTGCTTTTCGAATGATAATGGTTCTATTTCGACGAGAATTCTCTTTTTGTGATTCATTGTACCTTTGGGag ATGATGTGGGCTCTAGAATATGATCCCAACTTGTTTTGGATGTACGAGGATGTTGATGACAAATCAGAGGAATCTAAAGGAAGATTAAAGTCATTGCGCCACTATGGAAAGTACGAGagagaaaatatgaaaaatggaGGAAAGAATGGTGAAGATCCTCCCCTTCCCATATCTGTTTTTCTTGTTGCTAGTGTGCTTAAAGACAAAAGCACAATGTTACTCCAGCAAGCGCGAGGCTTGGATGATGTTGTCAAG ATATTGAATGATGTAAATGGAAATCTTGATGCCAAAAAAGCTTGTGTGGCTGCATTAAAACTTCAcaagaaatatttgaaaaag GCCAAGAATCCTTAG
- the LOC100792916 gene encoding early nodulin-like protein 3, with product MATFILRSNKAVHAFGWLCLLLMVQRGASYEFVVGGQKGWSVPNDPSFNPFNQWAEKSRFQVGDSLVFNYQSGQDSVLYVKSEDYASCNTNSPYAKYSDGHTVIKLNQSGPHFFISGNKDNCNKNEKLTVIVLADRNKNTNQTTTTNASPPSPQSSSSSPSPAPTGQYQGQSPTSDTNQTPSPISEPPPPPNAAASAFVSLAGSVGAFMASVLVLSL from the exons ATGGCCACCTTCATCTTAAGGTCTAACAAAGCAGTGCATGCATTTGGCTGGCTTTGTCTGCTTCTGATGGTGCAGAGGGGTGCTTCCTATGAATTTGTTGTTGGTGGCCAAAAGGGTTGGAGTGTTCCAAATGACCCCAGTTTCAATCCTTTCAATCAATGGGCAGAAAAAAGCCGTTTTCAAGTTGGAGACTCCCTTG TGTTCAACTACCAATCTGGCCAAGACTCAGTGCTCTATGTGAAGAGTGAAGACTATGCCAGCTGCAACACTAATTCACCCTATGCAAAATACTCTGATGGCCACACAGTCATCAAGCTAAACCAATCAGGCCCTCACTTCTTCATTAGTGGCAACAAAGACAACTGCAACAAGAATGAGAAGTTGACAGTGATTGTGCTTGCTGACAGgaacaaaaacaccaaccaaacaACAACCACTAATGCTTCCCCACCATCACcacaatcatcatcatcatcgccTTCACCAGCACCTACTGGCCAATATCAGGGTCAATCTCCAACTTCAGACACAAACCAAACACCAAGCCCTATCAGTGAACCTCCCCCTCCTCCAAATGCTGCTGCTTCAGCCTTTGTCTCCCTAGCTGGCTCTGTTGGAGCATTCATGGCCTCAGTGCTAGTTTTATCTCTCTAA